The Terriglobales bacterium nucleotide sequence GTGCCGCGATAGACGCCCAGCAACAAGGTACGCGGCGGCAACGAGCGGGGACGGCCTGGGCGCGCTTGGCGCTGTTCGGGGGGCACATCTTCCACCAGCACGGCAACGTTATGGATGCGGCTGTGAAACTCCTCTGGCAGCCGATCGAGTTCGTTGCGCACCAGCTCGATGAACTGTTCGCGCTCCACCTCAATATCGTACACGCAGCCGCTCGTGTGATCGTGCGGGAACTTCCCCACATGCGTGTGCTCACGCAGCACTCCGGGCACGTGTCCTCTTGACAGCGCCTTCGCTGTTATCGAGGGCCGCAGGCAAATGTGGGGCACCGGCGCCACTCATCCCAATGAAAATTTGGTTGAGTCGCGGGCAATGACTTGCAAATCTGGAAGCATGGTTGGTAGTTTGTCCGAGCGGTGAAGGAGTGAGGAATGAGCAAAGTACGTGTATTAGTCGGCACGAAGAAGGGCGGATTCATTCTGACTGCGGA carries:
- a CDS encoding metallopeptidase family protein; translated protein: MPGVLREHTHVGKFPHDHTSGCVYDIEVEREQFIELVRNELDRLPEEFHSRIHNVAVLVEDVPPEQRQARPGRPRSLPPRTLLLGVYRGTPATQRSVFNLSSGPDTIVLYQKNIEAVCSSELEIREQVRHTVIHELGHYFGMDEDQLRDV